In Sphingomonas sp. Leaf357, a single genomic region encodes these proteins:
- a CDS encoding S8 family peptidase, protein MNALAAYQAGATGAGIRVGIVDSGVDAASPEFAGRISTASANVAGGTGTDDEGGHGTAVAFTIAGTGVNINAQGVAFNASLIVLRADTPGSCATTDGCSFNDSAIARGIDAATTGGARVINLSLGGSSPNSSVLSAINRATAAGVIIVVSAGNESAADPDLFAQFASNTAISRGLVIIAGSVGASDTISSFSNLAGSFANYYLAAVGENVRAPCDNVQICLWRGTSLSAPQISGAVALLAQAFPNLTSSQIVSVLFSSARDAGTAGVDSTYGRGILDLTRAFQPIGTASVAGGTGAISLTSNATLSAPMGDAAQGALGAVILDGYSRAFAVDLSHTINRVGIARNFLNSLQSSTRNIASAINGMAVQVTLASTPNGGVSVERLMLSPTDGQRARAIAGIVTQRLGSAAQFAMGFAQGGSTLAAQLVGRRDPAFLVAREPLSDQGFDSRAKGSAALRNRFGAWGLTASMESGEVLNPGEAGILATRRAIYRRSGYDRTALSFDRQDGALATGLSFSRLGERETVLGAHFGNAFGATRATSWFIDAVARLESGDGWYIGGSMRQGWTSADVRGGLSGSGLIRTDAFAADLGKDGLFARGDSFGLRLAQPLRVSRGGLDLRLPTNYDYATGTPDAWLTQRLNLAPTGREMDFEARYSFGLLGGTLQTNLFWRRDPGNYLALPDDRGGALRYAVAF, encoded by the coding sequence AACGCGTTGGCAGCCTATCAGGCCGGTGCGACCGGTGCCGGGATCAGGGTCGGTATCGTCGATAGCGGCGTCGATGCCGCCAGCCCGGAATTTGCCGGCCGCATATCGACGGCATCGGCCAACGTCGCCGGTGGCACGGGCACGGACGACGAGGGCGGCCACGGCACCGCCGTCGCCTTTACGATCGCGGGGACGGGCGTAAACATCAACGCGCAGGGCGTGGCGTTCAACGCCAGCCTGATCGTGCTGCGTGCCGATACGCCGGGCAGTTGCGCGACCACGGACGGGTGTTCGTTCAACGACAGCGCCATCGCGCGCGGCATCGATGCGGCGACCACGGGGGGGGCGCGCGTCATCAACCTGTCGCTCGGCGGATCATCGCCCAATTCCAGCGTGCTGTCCGCCATCAATCGCGCGACGGCGGCGGGGGTGATCATCGTCGTCTCGGCCGGCAACGAGTCCGCCGCCGACCCCGACCTGTTCGCGCAGTTTGCCAGCAATACCGCCATCTCGCGCGGGCTGGTGATCATCGCCGGCTCGGTCGGTGCCAGCGACACGATCTCGTCGTTCAGCAACCTCGCGGGCAGCTTCGCAAATTATTATCTCGCGGCCGTCGGAGAAAATGTCCGCGCGCCATGCGACAATGTTCAAATCTGTCTGTGGCGGGGCACGTCCTTGTCGGCGCCGCAGATTTCTGGTGCCGTCGCGCTATTGGCCCAGGCTTTCCCCAATCTCACCAGCAGCCAGATCGTGAGCGTCCTGTTCTCGTCCGCCCGCGATGCCGGAACGGCCGGCGTCGACAGCACCTATGGGCGCGGCATCCTCGATCTCACCCGCGCCTTCCAGCCGATCGGCACCGCCTCGGTCGCGGGCGGCACCGGTGCCATTTCGCTGACGAGCAACGCCACCCTGTCGGCACCGATGGGCGATGCGGCGCAAGGTGCGCTCGGTGCGGTCATTCTCGACGGTTACAGCCGAGCCTTCGCCGTCGATCTCTCGCATACGATCAACCGCGTCGGCATCGCGCGCAATTTCCTGAACTCACTCCAATCCAGCACGCGCAACATCGCCTCCGCAATCAATGGCATGGCGGTTCAGGTCACCTTAGCCTCGACTCCCAATGGCGGCGTTTCGGTCGAACGCCTGATGCTCTCGCCAACTGACGGACAACGTGCCCGGGCGATCGCCGGCATCGTCACGCAACGGCTGGGCAGCGCCGCGCAATTCGCAATGGGCTTCGCGCAAGGCGGCTCGACGCTCGCCGCGCAACTCGTGGGACGCCGGGACCCCGCCTTCCTCGTTGCGCGCGAACCGCTCTCCGATCAGGGCTTCGACAGCCGCGCCAAGGGTTCGGCGGCGCTGCGCAACCGCTTCGGTGCCTGGGGCCTGACGGCGTCGATGGAAAGCGGCGAAGTGCTCAACCCGGGAGAGGCCGGCATCCTCGCCACCCGGCGTGCAATATACCGCCGGTCCGGATATGATCGCACTGCCCTGTCCTTCGATCGGCAGGACGGCGCGCTCGCAACCGGCCTCTCCTTCTCGCGGCTCGGCGAGCGCGAAACCGTGCTTGGCGCACATTTCGGCAACGCCTTCGGCGCGACACGCGCGACCAGCTGGTTCATCGATGCCGTCGCACGCCTGGAGTCCGGCGACGGCTGGTATATCGGCGGATCGATGCGGCAGGGCTGGACGAGCGCCGACGTGCGTGGCGGCCTGTCCGGATCGGGGCTGATCCGCACCGACGCCTTCGCCGCCGATCTCGGCAAGGACGGGCTGTTCGCGCGCGGTGACAGTTTCGGCCTGCGCCTGGCGCAGCCGTTGCGCGTATCGCGCGGTGGGCTCGATCTGCGCCTGCCGACCAATTACGATTACGCCACCGGCACCCCCGACGCCTGGCTGACGCAGCGCCTCAATCTCGCCCCGACCGGCCGTGAAATGGATTTCGAGGCGCGCTACAGTTTCGGCTTGCTCGGCGGTACGCTGCAGACCAATCTGTTCTGGCGTCGCGACCCCGGCAATTACCTCGCCCTACCCGACGATCGTGGTGGCGCGCTGCGATACGCGGTGGCCTTCTGA